Proteins encoded by one window of Lepeophtheirus salmonis chromosome 3, UVic_Lsal_1.4, whole genome shotgun sequence:
- the LOC121114881 gene encoding uncharacterized protein, whose product MKAFVAVLSTLIAVASSTVLPGAYAHGHGLYGYAGYGAPVAHHGVYAHAPAAYPYAYADAYPVAEPYLHEEVAAEEYVHEEVPAEEYVHQEIAAEEYSHEEVPAEEYVHEEVAAEPYIHQEPVYAPAYYSGYAAPAAYHGAYAAAPAAYHGAYAAAPAAYHGAYAAAPAAYHGAYAAAPAAYHGAYATAPVAAAYSAVHAAPAAYHQY is encoded by the exons ATGAAGGCTTTC GTCGCTGTTCTTTCTACCCTCATCGCTGTTGCTTCAAGCACAGTCCTCCCCGGTGCCTATGCCCATGGACATGGATTGTACGGTTATGCCGGATATGGTGCCCCCGTAGCTCACCATGGTGTTTATGCTCACGCTCCTGCCGCCTACCCTTATGCCTACGCTGATGCCTACCCCGTTGCCGAACCCTACCTCCACGAAGAAGTTGCAGCTGAGGAATACGTTCACGAAGAGGTCCCTGCTGAGGAATACGTTCATCAAGAGATCGCCGCTGAGGAATACTCCCACGAGGAGGTCCCTGCTGAGGAATATGTTCATGAGGAGGTCGCCGCTGAGCCCTACATTCACCAAGAACCCGTCTATGCTCCTGCTTATTACTCCGGATATGCTGCCCCAGCTGCTTACCATGGTGCTTATGCCGCTGCCCCAGCTGCTTACCACGGTGCCTACGCCGCTGCCCCAGCTGCTTACCACGGTGCCTACGCCGCTGCCCCAGCTGCTTACCACGGTGCTTATGCCGCTGCCCCAGCTGCTTACCACGGTGCTTATGCCACTGCTCCCGTTGCTGCTGCATACTCAGCTGTCCACGCCGCTCCCGCTGCCTACCATCAATACTAA